The proteins below are encoded in one region of Fimbriimonadaceae bacterium:
- the erpA gene encoding iron-sulfur cluster insertion protein ErpA, whose amino-acid sequence MSIILTPRAACELRELMVSQGKQAAMLRVWVQGGGCSGLSYGMALDDAPADDDDQVFTSEEIQVVVDGMSLQYMAGATVDYVDDIMGGGFKIDNPNAVSSCGCGSSFKTAESEGGAGCGGCCGSN is encoded by the coding sequence ATGTCCATCATTCTCACTCCTCGAGCCGCATGTGAACTGAGAGAGCTTATGGTCAGCCAGGGCAAACAGGCTGCCATGCTGCGTGTTTGGGTGCAGGGCGGCGGTTGCTCCGGCCTCAGCTATGGCATGGCCCTCGACGACGCCCCGGCGGACGATGACGACCAGGTCTTCACTTCCGAAGAGATCCAGGTGGTCGTGGACGGCATGAGCCTGCAGTATATGGCCGGCGCCACGGTCGACTACGTCGACGACATCATGGGCGGTGGCTTCAAGATCGACAACCCCAATGCGGTGTCATCCTGCGGCTGCGGCTCGTCCTTCAAGACGGCCGAATCCGAAGGCGGCGCCGGGTGCGGCGGCTGCTGCGGCAGCAACTAA
- a CDS encoding PilZ domain-containing protein, protein MSTEGQNSDQRRHARFELLEYAIVRQQGKLEPVRSVIIDVSLGGLQVRSRNKFAVGEIFTLQIGRMTEEPLVVQAEARYCIPIEDSDLFATGFKCLPTTGGERMEWVDYVHAIFQRQGEQLTG, encoded by the coding sequence ATGAGCACTGAAGGGCAAAACAGCGACCAGAGGCGGCACGCCAGGTTCGAACTTCTTGAGTACGCGATCGTGCGCCAGCAGGGGAAGCTTGAGCCTGTCCGGTCCGTGATCATCGACGTGAGCTTGGGCGGCCTCCAGGTCCGCTCTCGCAACAAGTTCGCCGTCGGCGAGATCTTCACTCTGCAGATCGGCCGTATGACCGAGGAGCCGCTTGTCGTACAAGCGGAGGCCCGGTACTGCATTCCGATTGAAGACTCCGACCTCTTCGCCACCGGCTTCAAATGCCTGCCGACCACGGGCGGCGAAAGGATGGAATGGGTGGACTACGTCCACGCCATCTTCCAGCGCCAGGGCGAACAGCTCACGGGCTGA
- a CDS encoding HD domain-containing protein, with the protein MSFLLKGFRFAKTFVTKAKFVNGLCFSAVGVFACLFVSNRALEATKSSHADELSSIARLAAQQIDPVAHDALKSPSDAKLDSYWQQIDRLAQVFSATANVSAIYTVRRSKSGFIYVLDTTPVGDANHDGMEDRSPFLDKVLRDPSAMSEAYRNGMGSVELRPIGSRRGVAISAFAPIRDAQGQIVGLVGVDRPYSYLKEELDHTNSITLVGCIVVTILAFLVSLATSRPDYNAAHSSQTAEVRRFRRRLLISGLVIGVSIVVVESTYAGLSGAAIDKSLDRERAGWEVLRRTEWTLEQVVLGTPNWEREAGQLGKLLVQQKKAWLIHALDKIKDTDPARAAEIARPVLVRLNNETANTEEEIARLQSSQREAVQRYARISIVALVLAIGCIVVLRVTSGQDERLVEAVEESNQVQNDYGNLVEAMPISLFAYARGAGLFSNRTWQEFFDAKPGENQIEAFVARVHPADRWRVQQELEGAERSQTSTTFDCRVVGSKGKNQVVETRVAPVTGPDGAFRHMLSFCLDMTQQRKAEQELRTMNAEVTQKNALLSRALAELEDNLGEVVRAMVRAIEAKDIYTAGHSERVMQYGVWVGEEMGLGPYELRILEMGLLVHDIGKIGIPDAVLTKPARLTNEEFDIIKLHPVLGANIMGGIKPFEECIPIIRGHHEKLDGSGYPDGLKGDEISVSVRIATVADIFDAMTSSRAYRKKIETQEVLDIMLSEVMEGKIDPAALNALIKVVERHGVIPQRQDGLAEAA; encoded by the coding sequence GTGTCATTTTTACTGAAGGGCTTCCGGTTCGCCAAAACGTTTGTGACGAAGGCCAAGTTCGTGAACGGCCTTTGCTTCTCGGCCGTCGGCGTCTTCGCGTGCCTTTTCGTCTCGAACCGAGCCCTGGAAGCGACCAAGAGTTCCCATGCGGACGAACTCTCAAGCATCGCGCGGCTCGCGGCCCAGCAAATCGACCCGGTCGCCCACGATGCCTTAAAGTCGCCCAGCGACGCGAAGCTTGACTCCTATTGGCAGCAGATCGACCGCCTCGCCCAGGTCTTTTCGGCCACTGCGAACGTCAGCGCCATCTATACGGTCCGCAGGTCAAAGAGCGGTTTTATCTACGTGCTGGACACGACCCCGGTGGGGGACGCCAACCACGATGGCATGGAGGACCGGTCGCCCTTTCTGGACAAGGTGCTGCGCGACCCGTCGGCAATGTCCGAGGCCTACCGGAACGGAATGGGCAGCGTTGAGTTGCGGCCGATCGGGAGCCGTCGAGGCGTCGCCATTTCGGCCTTCGCCCCGATCCGGGACGCCCAGGGCCAGATCGTGGGACTCGTCGGTGTGGACCGTCCCTACAGCTACTTGAAGGAGGAGCTGGACCACACCAATTCGATCACCCTTGTCGGGTGCATCGTGGTCACGATCCTCGCGTTCTTGGTCTCGCTGGCGACCAGCCGCCCGGACTACAATGCGGCCCACTCGAGCCAGACGGCGGAAGTCCGTCGGTTCCGCCGCAGGCTGCTCATCTCCGGCCTCGTGATCGGCGTGAGCATCGTGGTCGTGGAATCCACCTATGCCGGCCTCTCTGGAGCCGCGATCGATAAGAGCCTGGATCGGGAGCGAGCGGGCTGGGAGGTTTTACGCAGGACGGAGTGGACGTTGGAGCAGGTCGTCCTGGGGACGCCGAACTGGGAAAGGGAGGCCGGGCAACTCGGGAAGCTCTTGGTCCAGCAGAAGAAGGCTTGGCTGATCCACGCCCTCGATAAGATCAAAGACACGGACCCTGCCCGAGCGGCCGAAATAGCCCGGCCAGTCCTCGTGCGGCTTAATAACGAGACTGCGAACACCGAGGAAGAGATCGCCCGCCTGCAATCCTCGCAGCGTGAGGCGGTGCAGCGCTATGCCCGCATCTCGATCGTGGCCCTGGTCTTGGCGATCGGCTGTATCGTGGTGCTTCGGGTGACGTCCGGGCAGGACGAGCGCTTGGTCGAGGCGGTGGAGGAGAGCAACCAGGTTCAAAACGACTATGGGAACCTGGTGGAAGCGATGCCGATCAGCCTCTTCGCCTATGCCCGTGGGGCGGGTCTCTTCAGCAACCGGACGTGGCAGGAGTTTTTTGACGCGAAGCCGGGCGAGAACCAGATCGAGGCGTTTGTCGCCCGCGTCCATCCGGCGGACCGCTGGCGGGTCCAGCAGGAGCTGGAGGGCGCGGAGCGGAGCCAGACGTCCACGACCTTTGACTGCCGCGTGGTGGGGTCAAAGGGGAAGAACCAGGTGGTCGAGACCCGCGTGGCGCCCGTGACGGGGCCGGACGGGGCCTTCCGGCACATGCTCTCCTTCTGTCTGGACATGACCCAACAGCGGAAGGCGGAACAGGAGCTGCGCACCATGAACGCCGAGGTGACCCAGAAGAACGCCCTGCTATCCCGTGCCCTTGCCGAACTTGAGGACAACTTGGGCGAAGTCGTCCGCGCGATGGTGAGGGCCATAGAAGCCAAGGACATCTATACGGCGGGCCACTCCGAGCGGGTCATGCAGTACGGCGTCTGGGTCGGGGAGGAAATGGGCCTCGGCCCGTATGAACTCCGGATCTTGGAGATGGGCCTGCTCGTGCACGATATCGGCAAGATCGGTATCCCCGACGCCGTCCTCACCAAGCCGGCCCGCCTCACAAACGAGGAGTTCGACATCATCAAGCTCCACCCGGTTCTGGGCGCGAACATCATGGGCGGCATCAAGCCGTTCGAAGAGTGCATCCCCATTATCCGCGGCCACCACGAGAAGCTGGACGGAAGCGGGTACCCCGACGGGTTGAAGGGCGACGAAATCTCCGTGAGCGTGCGCATCGCCACCGTGGCCGACATTTTCGACGCGATGACCTCCAGCCGTGCTTATCGCAAGAAGATCGAGACGCAGGAGGTGTTGGACATCATGCTCAGTGAGGTGATGGAAGGGAAGATCGACCCGGCCGCCCTGAACGCCCTCATCAAGGTCGTGGAGCGGCACGGCGTGATCCCTCAAAGGCAGGACGGCCTGGCTGAGGCGGCCTGA
- the queF gene encoding preQ(1) synthase, translating into MSDILETFPNPNPGRDYTILHVCPEFTSVCPKTGQPDFATIELEYVPDQVCLELKSLKLYYYSFRDQGIYYEGVVNRILDELVAACKPRRMKVTGRFNVRGGISSVVTAESAEA; encoded by the coding sequence GTGTCGGACATCCTCGAAACCTTTCCCAACCCCAACCCCGGGCGTGACTACACGATCCTTCACGTCTGCCCCGAATTCACCAGCGTCTGCCCGAAGACGGGCCAGCCGGACTTTGCCACGATTGAGCTGGAGTACGTGCCGGACCAAGTGTGCCTTGAGCTCAAGTCCTTAAAGCTTTACTACTACAGCTTTCGCGACCAAGGGATTTACTACGAAGGGGTGGTGAACCGGATCCTTGACGAACTTGTGGCGGCGTGCAAACCGCGACGGATGAAGGTGACCGGGCGGTTTAACGTCCGTGGCGGGATCAGCAGCGTGGTCACGGCTGAGAGCGCCGAGGCATGA
- the fabD gene encoding ACP S-malonyltransferase → MYAVVFPGQGSQHPGMGLDLYQNSPAAKAVFEEAGQATGIDLPHLMFETPEEVLRETQNAQLALYVVGLAAWRALREEVSVEPAAFAGHSLGEYTAIVAAGVLPIGEGARLVRRRGELMATVGRSRPGTMAAVLGMDGPEIDVICREVEACGEVVVANDNSPGQVVISGDLDAVQSASATLLERGARRVVPLNVSGAFHSPLMEEAATQLGEALRAAPFGQTPQKTPVYANVSAEKVTDPMDWPSLLEHQMSRPVRWTESIRAMVESGIDRFVECGSGEVLSKLVKRIEKAVECFRVVDMATLAQTTALLKEARG, encoded by the coding sequence ATGTACGCCGTCGTCTTCCCCGGACAAGGGTCGCAACACCCCGGCATGGGGCTGGACCTCTATCAAAACTCCCCTGCCGCCAAGGCCGTTTTTGAAGAGGCGGGCCAAGCCACTGGGATCGACCTCCCCCACCTGATGTTCGAGACTCCCGAAGAGGTCCTGCGCGAAACGCAGAACGCCCAACTGGCCCTCTATGTCGTCGGTTTGGCCGCTTGGAGGGCCTTGCGCGAGGAAGTCTCGGTGGAGCCGGCCGCCTTCGCGGGCCACAGCCTTGGCGAATATACGGCGATCGTCGCCGCCGGCGTCCTCCCGATCGGCGAGGGCGCGCGCCTGGTGCGGCGGCGCGGCGAGCTTATGGCGACCGTCGGGCGCAGCCGCCCCGGCACCATGGCCGCCGTCCTCGGAATGGACGGCCCGGAGATCGACGTCATCTGCCGCGAGGTGGAGGCGTGCGGCGAGGTCGTGGTGGCCAACGACAACAGCCCGGGACAGGTCGTTATCAGTGGCGACCTCGACGCAGTGCAAAGCGCCAGCGCGACCCTCCTGGAGCGGGGGGCGCGCCGTGTGGTGCCGCTCAACGTCAGTGGCGCCTTTCACAGCCCCCTTATGGAGGAAGCCGCGACCCAGCTGGGCGAAGCCCTGCGCGCCGCGCCCTTCGGCCAAACGCCGCAGAAGACCCCGGTCTACGCAAACGTCTCCGCCGAGAAGGTCACGGACCCGATGGACTGGCCTAGCCTCTTGGAGCACCAGATGTCGCGGCCGGTCCGCTGGACAGAAAGCATCCGGGCCATGGTGGAGAGCGGGATCGACAGGTTCGTCGAGTGCGGCTCCGGCGAGGTCCTTTCGAAGCTCGTGAAACGGATCGAGAAGGCGGTCGAGTGCTTCCGGGTGGTCGATATGGCGACCCTCGCCCAGACGACTGCCCTGCTCAAGGAGGCGCGGGGTTGA
- the fabG gene encoding 3-oxoacyl-[acyl-carrier-protein] reductase produces MRLHEKIVVVTGASRGIGRAVATAFGHEGAVVVCVATTQENADSTAIGIEGAVGFGCDVSDAGAVETLFSRIEKEVGTPYALVNNAGVTRDALMIRMKDEDWDRVLAVNLKGAFLCTRAVAKPMMKAREGRIVNVSSVVGVSGAAGQANYAASKAGLIGLTKATAKELGGRGITCNAVAPGFIETDMTSGLTPEFREHVEKTSALGRLGTPEDVAAAILFFCAPESAYITGQVLSVDGGLPL; encoded by the coding sequence TTGAGGCTTCACGAGAAGATCGTCGTGGTCACGGGCGCGAGCCGCGGCATCGGCCGCGCCGTCGCCACCGCCTTCGGCCACGAAGGGGCGGTGGTCGTCTGCGTGGCAACGACCCAGGAGAACGCGGACTCTACCGCGATCGGGATCGAAGGGGCGGTCGGCTTCGGGTGCGACGTCTCCGACGCGGGTGCCGTGGAGACGCTCTTCTCGCGCATCGAGAAAGAGGTCGGGACACCCTATGCCCTCGTCAACAACGCGGGCGTCACCCGCGACGCGCTCATGATCCGCATGAAGGACGAGGACTGGGACCGAGTGCTCGCGGTCAACCTCAAAGGCGCCTTCCTTTGCACCCGTGCCGTCGCCAAGCCGATGATGAAAGCACGCGAGGGACGCATCGTGAACGTCTCCAGCGTGGTTGGGGTTTCCGGCGCGGCCGGCCAGGCGAACTACGCGGCGAGCAAAGCGGGCCTGATCGGCCTGACCAAAGCCACCGCCAAAGAACTCGGCGGCAGGGGCATCACGTGCAACGCGGTCGCGCCAGGGTTCATCGAGACGGACATGACCTCCGGGCTCACCCCCGAGTTCCGAGAGCACGTGGAAAAGACGTCCGCGCTCGGAAGGTTGGGCACGCCGGAAGACGTGGCCGCCGCCATCCTCTTCTTCTGCGCGCCGGAATCGGCCTATATCACGGGACAGGTCCTCTCGGTGGACGGCGGCCTCCCGCTATAA
- a CDS encoding acyl carrier protein gives MSEDIFERVKKVVCEELGVTEAEVKPEASFTEDLGADSLDVVELVMALEEEFGIDIPDDDVPNLKSVGDAVSYIEGKLSG, from the coding sequence ATGTCCGAAGACATTTTCGAAAGGGTCAAAAAAGTCGTTTGCGAGGAACTGGGCGTCACTGAGGCCGAGGTCAAGCCCGAGGCTTCCTTCACGGAAGACTTAGGCGCCGACTCGCTGGACGTCGTTGAACTCGTTATGGCCTTGGAAGAGGAATTTGGGATCGACATCCCCGACGACGACGTTCCGAACTTGAAGTCGGTCGGCGACGCCGTCAGCTACATCGAAGGAAAGCTCTCAGGCTGA
- the fabF gene encoding beta-ketoacyl-ACP synthase II, with translation MERPARSGRVVITGLGAVTPIGIGTDAFWNAALSGKSGGGPVTLMDATDYPTKVAAEVRDFQAENWLDKKEARRVDRFLALAAAAAQMAMDDACFPADPDVRLNTGVLIGSGIGGLTLLSEQSRKLHAEGPGRITPFLVPYMIPDMASGFVSIIHGLKGPNTCVVSACATGADAIGTAARTIQHGDAVAMVCGGTEAPINEIGMAGFCAARTMTTRNDDPEHASRPFDKDRDGFMMGEGAGVFVLEDLDFARARGARIYGEIVGYGMSGDAHHITAPDPNGDGAVRAMRKCLAETGAELEDVGYINAHGTSTPLNDKTETLAIKTVFGEHAYKVPVSSTKSMIGHTLGAAGAIEALTCVLALRDQVLPPTINYDQADPECDLDYVPNHARKTAFKLAISNSFGFGGHNVTLAIRTYDE, from the coding sequence ATGGAGCGACCAGCCCGGTCAGGTCGGGTCGTGATCACGGGCCTCGGGGCGGTCACCCCCATTGGGATCGGGACCGATGCCTTCTGGAACGCGGCGCTCTCTGGCAAGAGCGGCGGGGGGCCCGTGACGCTTATGGACGCCACGGACTACCCCACCAAAGTCGCGGCCGAAGTCCGCGATTTTCAGGCCGAGAACTGGCTCGACAAGAAGGAGGCGAGGCGGGTCGACCGGTTCCTCGCCCTTGCCGCGGCCGCGGCCCAGATGGCGATGGACGACGCTTGTTTCCCGGCGGATCCCGACGTCCGGCTCAACACCGGCGTCTTGATCGGCTCTGGAATCGGCGGCTTGACGCTGCTCTCCGAGCAGTCGCGCAAGCTCCATGCAGAAGGACCGGGGCGCATCACGCCGTTCCTCGTCCCCTACATGATCCCGGACATGGCGAGCGGTTTCGTCTCGATCATCCACGGGCTGAAAGGGCCGAACACGTGCGTCGTCTCCGCCTGCGCGACGGGCGCCGACGCGATCGGCACGGCCGCGCGCACCATCCAGCACGGTGACGCCGTCGCCATGGTCTGCGGCGGCACCGAGGCCCCGATCAACGAGATCGGAATGGCCGGGTTCTGCGCGGCGCGCACGATGACCACCCGCAACGACGATCCCGAGCACGCCTCGCGGCCGTTCGATAAAGACCGCGACGGTTTCATGATGGGCGAGGGAGCGGGCGTCTTCGTCCTGGAGGACTTGGACTTTGCCAGAGCCCGGGGCGCGCGGATCTATGGCGAGATCGTCGGCTATGGCATGAGCGGCGACGCCCACCACATCACCGCCCCCGACCCGAACGGCGACGGCGCAGTCCGCGCCATGCGCAAGTGCCTTGCCGAGACCGGCGCGGAACTTGAAGACGTGGGCTATATCAACGCCCACGGTACGTCCACGCCGCTTAACGACAAAACCGAGACGCTCGCGATCAAGACCGTCTTCGGGGAGCACGCCTACAAGGTGCCGGTGAGCAGCACAAAGTCCATGATCGGCCACACTCTGGGCGCGGCCGGAGCCATCGAGGCGTTGACGTGCGTCCTCGCCTTGCGCGACCAGGTCCTGCCGCCGACCATAAATTACGACCAAGCCGATCCCGAGTGCGACCTCGACTATGTGCCAAACCATGCCCGAAAGACCGCCTTCAAGCTCGCGATCAGTAATTCTTTTGGCTTCGGCGGGCACAACGTAACCCTGGCAATTCGTACATACGACGAATGA
- a CDS encoding tyrosine recombinase XerC, producing MNTGLDSLVQAYLDRLSATRSPHTVRAYGADLSQLVVSLGDEPISEATLAEYLRRYGTTPVTRARKLATLRGFCKYLRTMGLMDADPTVHLASPIKRRQVPKTLSQDQAAALLDQAPNTRNPLRDRALLELAYSAGLRASELVAANLADIDWREQTILVRGKGNKERLTLFGATCAEALRAYIDHERFPSTFENPVFTTPRGRRIAARTIQYVVKRWALQAGLPPSVSPHTLRHSFATHLLDGGADLKTVQQLLGHESLATTQIYTHVSVERLRDAVGKAHPRAKRPKH from the coding sequence ATGAACACCGGACTGGACTCACTTGTCCAGGCATACCTCGACCGTTTGAGCGCGACCCGTTCGCCTCACACGGTGCGCGCCTATGGGGCCGACCTCTCCCAACTCGTCGTCTCGTTGGGAGACGAACCCATCAGTGAGGCGACGCTCGCCGAGTACCTGCGGCGCTACGGCACGACCCCGGTGACCCGTGCGCGAAAACTCGCGACGTTGCGAGGATTTTGCAAGTACCTTCGGACTATGGGATTGATGGACGCGGATCCCACCGTACACCTCGCAAGCCCCATCAAGCGACGCCAAGTCCCTAAAACTCTCAGCCAAGACCAGGCGGCGGCCCTGCTGGACCAGGCCCCGAACACCCGGAACCCCTTGCGCGACCGCGCCCTGCTGGAGCTCGCTTACTCCGCTGGACTCCGCGCCAGCGAGCTGGTCGCCGCCAACCTCGCCGACATCGATTGGCGGGAGCAGACGATCCTCGTCCGCGGCAAGGGCAACAAGGAGCGGCTCACCCTCTTTGGCGCGACCTGCGCCGAGGCGCTCCGCGCCTATATAGACCACGAGCGCTTCCCCTCAACCTTCGAGAACCCGGTCTTCACGACCCCGCGGGGCAGGCGCATCGCGGCGCGCACGATCCAATACGTGGTGAAGCGGTGGGCCCTGCAGGCAGGCCTCCCGCCGAGCGTCTCGCCCCACACGCTGCGGCACAGCTTCGCTACCCACCTGCTGGACGGGGGCGCCGACCTCAAGACCGTGCAGCAACTTCTCGGGCACGAAAGCCTGGCCACGACCCAGATCTACACGCACGTCAGCGTCGAACGCCTCCGAGACGCGGTCGGCAAGGCCCACCCGAGGGCCAAGCGCCCGAAACACTAG
- a CDS encoding sigma-70 family RNA polymerase sigma factor: protein MIDDTQLRTGPRTQEEFEAMRKGTERRAFSVALNLTRNPVEAEDLVQDTYLKAWRGFDSYMPGRPFLNWLLRIMQRAYLDQRRRENPIRKADSLNAMVSPNDGEVQEIPIADEARNAEEILLMEEFSAELRNSLTELPTVYRSAIVLCDVEGLSYEEIAERQKTTIGTVRSRIHRGRKLLREIVQKKGLTIPVR from the coding sequence GTGATCGACGACACCCAGCTCAGAACCGGCCCCCGGACGCAAGAAGAGTTCGAGGCGATGCGCAAAGGGACGGAGCGACGGGCGTTCTCGGTCGCACTGAACCTCACCCGGAACCCGGTTGAAGCCGAGGACCTCGTCCAAGACACCTATCTCAAGGCGTGGCGCGGGTTCGACTCCTATATGCCGGGGCGCCCGTTCCTAAACTGGCTGCTCCGCATCATGCAGCGGGCCTACCTTGACCAGCGCCGCCGCGAGAACCCAATCCGCAAGGCCGACTCCCTCAATGCGATGGTCAGCCCGAACGACGGGGAGGTGCAGGAGATCCCGATCGCCGACGAGGCCCGAAACGCGGAAGAAATTCTCCTTATGGAGGAGTTCTCGGCCGAGCTGCGGAACTCGCTCACCGAGCTCCCGACCGTATACCGCAGCGCGATCGTGCTGTGCGACGTCGAGGGCCTGAGCTACGAGGAGATCGCCGAGCGCCAAAAGACGACGATCGGCACCGTGCGCTCCCGGATCCACCGGGGCCGCAAGCTCCTTAGGGAAATCGTCCAGAAGAAGGGGCTGACGATCCCCGTCCGATAA
- a CDS encoding NTP transferase domain-containing protein — MDVIVLAGGKTDQRFRDLTGCEWRAEVPYEGRRFIDIVLGAVGGVGRIVQVGGPEVSGIERVPSAATFLGSVKAGLEAVQTDSLLLATSDLPDLSKEAVADFVARCDLAAGFNYPIVPMEECERAYPGLKRTTLAVREGRFTGGNLAVLRTEAFRGALPKLEAAYLARKSPLKLAGMVGIGLLARVVIGKIIPGTLPISALETAIGRFMGTRVRGIVSRYPEIGTDIDDADQYSHLIGLKKVRTHAEL, encoded by the coding sequence TTGGACGTCATAGTCTTGGCGGGCGGAAAGACGGACCAACGGTTCCGGGACCTCACCGGCTGCGAATGGCGGGCGGAAGTGCCGTACGAGGGACGCCGATTCATCGATATCGTCCTTGGTGCGGTGGGCGGGGTGGGCAGGATCGTTCAAGTCGGCGGGCCGGAGGTCTCCGGGATTGAGCGCGTGCCGTCTGCGGCCACTTTCCTGGGGAGTGTAAAGGCAGGACTGGAGGCGGTCCAGACCGACAGTCTGCTCCTCGCGACCAGCGACCTCCCCGACCTTTCGAAGGAGGCCGTCGCCGACTTCGTCGCCCGGTGCGACCTTGCCGCAGGGTTCAACTACCCGATCGTGCCGATGGAGGAGTGCGAGCGGGCGTACCCGGGGCTGAAGCGGACGACCCTTGCCGTGCGCGAGGGCCGTTTTACGGGAGGCAACCTCGCGGTGCTGCGGACGGAGGCGTTCCGAGGCGCGCTGCCCAAGCTCGAGGCCGCCTATCTTGCCCGAAAGAGCCCGCTAAAGCTTGCGGGAATGGTCGGGATCGGCCTGTTGGCACGCGTCGTGATCGGGAAGATAATCCCTGGGACCCTGCCCATATCGGCCTTGGAGACAGCCATTGGCCGGTTCATGGGGACAAGGGTGAGGGGGATTGTCTCCCGGTACCCGGAAATTGGGACAGATATTGACGACGCCGACCAGTATTCCCACTTGATCGGCCTAAAGAAGGTCAGGACGCATGCCGAACTCTAA
- the ispE gene encoding 4-(cytidine 5'-diphospho)-2-C-methyl-D-erythritol kinase, which produces MTVRTICPAKINTFLAVGRLDANGYHPLRTVFHAVSLADELVVEQADEDGFVCEDPGVPPENTVTRAWRLAREYVGFPPLSVTLTKRVPALSGLGGGSSDAAGLLRALEVFSKGALSRRETSEIALAVGADVPFFLMGGAARGEAYGQCLTPLPDGAPRHLVVAMPSIGSSTPEAFARLDALDYEWRSFPEDPWELYNDFERVVPAAALELTQRLRDLGAKAGLTGSGSASFGVFSDEAAAAEAASRLEGEDGVRAWACRTLTRKESLWTS; this is translated from the coding sequence TTGACCGTCCGCACGATCTGTCCCGCCAAGATCAACACGTTTCTGGCGGTGGGACGTCTAGACGCGAACGGCTACCACCCCTTGCGGACGGTTTTCCATGCGGTAAGCCTGGCCGACGAATTGGTGGTGGAGCAGGCCGATGAAGACGGTTTCGTCTGCGAGGACCCCGGCGTCCCTCCCGAGAACACGGTGACCCGCGCTTGGCGCTTGGCCCGAGAGTACGTCGGCTTTCCCCCTCTCTCGGTGACTTTGACCAAGCGGGTCCCGGCCCTGAGCGGCTTGGGCGGGGGAAGCTCCGACGCGGCCGGGCTTTTGCGCGCCCTCGAGGTCTTTTCCAAGGGCGCGCTCTCGCGGCGAGAGACGAGCGAGATCGCCCTGGCGGTCGGCGCGGACGTCCCTTTCTTTTTAATGGGCGGAGCGGCCAGGGGCGAGGCTTACGGCCAGTGCCTGACCCCGTTGCCGGACGGGGCGCCGCGCCACTTGGTGGTGGCCATGCCGTCCATCGGCTCCTCCACGCCGGAAGCCTTCGCCCGGCTCGACGCACTGGACTACGAGTGGCGAAGCTTTCCGGAAGACCCCTGGGAGCTTTACAACGACTTCGAGCGCGTCGTCCCAGCGGCGGCGCTCGAGCTGACCCAGAGACTTCGAGACCTTGGCGCGAAAGCCGGGCTCACCGGCTCCGGATCGGCGTCGTTCGGGGTCTTCTCGGACGAGGCAGCGGCGGCTGAGGCCGCCTCGCGACTGGAGGGTGAAGACGGAGTGCGGGCATGGGCGTGCCGGACGCTCACCCGGAAGGAGAGCCTTTGGACGTCATAG